The following nucleotide sequence is from Candidatus Hydrogenedentota bacterium.
GACAACAGATAATCACAGNNNNNNNNNNGCTTTGTCCCCAAAGAAGAATCGCTCGATAAACTCATTGAAAAACGCGCACTCCAGCTGGCCAGAGAGATTGTAATGGATACTGCCCACACCATGCACTTAGAAAACCAGGAGATTGACCCGATGGTTTTGGAGGAGGCGATAAAAAAGCGAGCTGAGAAAATAAAAAACGAAT
It contains:
- a CDS encoding XRE family transcriptional regulator; this encodes FVPKEESLDKLIEKRALQLAREIVMDTAHTMHLENQEIDPMVLEEAIKKRAEKIKNELPKSLWN